The genomic DNA TGGTGCGTCACATTGATCTGGTCCCCGGCATGTTTATCACCATCTTTACAGAGGCGTTTGATGTCTCCGCTATTTTTGGTGGATTTATGGGCTCCTGTGTAATGTACGGCATAAAGCGCGGCCTTTATTCTAACGAGGCAGGCGTTGGTTCGGCACCAAACGCAGCTGCGGCGGCCAGTGTTTCTCATCCTGTTAAGCAGGGCCTTGTACAGATGCTGTCGGTGTTTATCGACACACTACTCATTTGTTCTGCCACCGCCTTTATGCTGTTGTGCTCTGGTGTGGCACCCGATCCATCGCTCAAGGGTGTACCCTATGTTCAGGCGGCAATTTCGAACACCTTTGGAAACTTTGGCGTCATGTTTATAACCTTTGCCTTGTTCTGTTTTGCGTTTACATCTATCCTCGGCAACTTCTATTATGCCGAAGCGAACCTGAAATATCTGAATAAGACCGCTCCCAGTAAGACCATGTTGACTATTTTCCGTGCCGTTGCAGTTGTGATTGTGTTCTTTGGCGCACAGTTGGAATTTTCGATTGCATGGGATACGGCTGATGTGCTTATGGGATGCATGGCGCTGATTAATCTGCCGATTATCGTTATTTTGGCGGGGCCGGCGGTTAAGTGCTTGCATGATTATATCGAGCAGAAGCAAGAGGGTAAAAATCCGGTGTTTATTGCATCGTCGATTGGACTTAAAGATAAAACTGATTTCTGGAACGAATAGTAGAACATAAAGTAACGGACAGGAGAAATATATGTATCCTCGGGTTGTTGTCAACCGAGCGCATCTGAAAGAAAACGTTCGGGTTGTCAGGGCATTGTGCGAAAAGCATGACATTGCGATTACGGGTGTCACAAAGGTGTTTGGGGGTGACCCCGAAATTGCGAGAGTTTTCACCGATAATGGTATTAGTATGTTGGGAGATTCGCGCATAGAGAATTTGAAAAATCTTGAATCGCTTGAAGCTGAAAAGTGGTTAATTCGTCCGCCAATGCTAAGTGAAGCGGCCCAGGTGGCTCAGTATGCGGATGTTTCACTTAACTCAGAGCTAAATACTATTTTGGCTTTAGACGCGGAGTGTCAGCATCTAAAGCGGCGGCACAAGGTTGTTTTGATGGCAGACTTGGGCGATATTCGGGAGGGCTTTGTCAATTATGATGAATTGGTAGAAGTCGCCCGACAAGTTGAGGCGCTGCAAAATATTACTCTTCTCGGTATTGGTGTTAATCTGACCTGCTTTTCATTTATTCAATCTGATGCTGATAAGATGCAGCAGTTGGTTTCTATTGCTAAACGTGTGGAAGAAGTCGTGGGGCACCCGCTGACAATAGTGAGTGGTGGTAATTCTGCTACCATTGACCTGATGCTACGCGGTGGCATCTGCGAGGGTGTCAATAACCTGCGGTTGGGCGAATCCCTGCTGTTTGGCAAGGAACGCGCAAAGTATCGCTTTTTGCCGGATACCTACCGCGATGTTTTTACACTTGAGTGCGAAATTGTGGAGCTAAAGCAGAAACCCTCAATGCCCTGGGGTGAGATAGGCGTAGATTCATATGGAAATAGACCCAGTTTTGTTGATATAGGGATACGCACTAAAGCCGTGTGCGCCCTGGGTAAACAAGATTTTGATGTGGAGACTTCGCGGCCTATTGATGCCGATATTCGAGTTTTGGGCGCAAGTTCTGATCATTTGATGCTTGATGTTACCGACAGCGAGCAGCAATATCGCGTTGGTGACGTGGTTACGCTAGAACTGGGATATTTCTCAACGATGCGCGCCTTTACCTCGCGTTATGTCAAAAAAGTTTATCTTGATTAAATAGTAGCTTCCCTTGATTGAGTGAACCTTGTAGTGAAGCGTATAACTTGCTTTATAACTGAAAGTGTCTTGAATTTTATGTT from Oscillospiraceae bacterium MB24-C1 includes the following:
- a CDS encoding alanine/ornithine racemase family PLP-dependent enzyme, which codes for MYPRVVVNRAHLKENVRVVRALCEKHDIAITGVTKVFGGDPEIARVFTDNGISMLGDSRIENLKNLESLEAEKWLIRPPMLSEAAQVAQYADVSLNSELNTILALDAECQHLKRRHKVVLMADLGDIREGFVNYDELVEVARQVEALQNITLLGIGVNLTCFSFIQSDADKMQQLVSIAKRVEEVVGHPLTIVSGGNSATIDLMLRGGICEGVNNLRLGESLLFGKERAKYRFLPDTYRDVFTLECEIVELKQKPSMPWGEIGVDSYGNRPSFVDIGIRTKAVCALGKQDFDVETSRPIDADIRVLGASSDHLMLDVTDSEQQYRVGDVVTLELGYFSTMRAFTSRYVKKVYLD
- a CDS encoding alanine/glycine:cation symporter family protein, which encodes MFAALIGNLNNWLYTYILIVLLIGVGLYFTFKTNFVQFRMFKESIKVVTEPKEDERSISSFEALMVSTASRVGVGNIAGVSTAICLGGAGSVFWMWLIALVGSASAFIESTLAQIYKVRDTDGSSFGGPAYYIQAVLKNRGLGVLFAVMLILTYMGGFNMVAAFNIASAFEGYSFYSSSTPVIVGALLAIVTGLCIFGGGKRLSKITGIIVPVMALSYILIALIVVVRHIDLVPGMFITIFTEAFDVSAIFGGFMGSCVMYGIKRGLYSNEAGVGSAPNAAAAASVSHPVKQGLVQMLSVFIDTLLICSATAFMLLCSGVAPDPSLKGVPYVQAAISNTFGNFGVMFITFALFCFAFTSILGNFYYAEANLKYLNKTAPSKTMLTIFRAVAVVIVFFGAQLEFSIAWDTADVLMGCMALINLPIIVILAGPAVKCLHDYIEQKQEGKNPVFIASSIGLKDKTDFWNE